The proteins below come from a single Micromonospora citrea genomic window:
- a CDS encoding P-II family nitrogen regulator produces the protein MKLVTAVIKPYQLDAVKEALHALGVAGLTVSEVQGYGRQKGHTEVYRGAEYTVEFLPKIRVEVLTDEIDVEKIVDAVVAAARTGRIGDGKVWVTTVDEVVRVRTGERGLDAL, from the coding sequence ATGAAGCTGGTGACCGCGGTCATCAAGCCGTACCAGCTGGACGCGGTGAAGGAGGCCCTGCACGCCCTCGGCGTGGCCGGCCTGACCGTCAGCGAGGTCCAGGGCTACGGCCGACAGAAGGGGCACACCGAGGTCTACCGGGGTGCCGAGTACACGGTCGAGTTCCTGCCCAAGATCCGGGTGGAGGTGCTCACCGACGAGATCGACGTCGAGAAAATCGTCGACGCCGTCGTGGCCGCCGCCCGGACGGGCAGGATCGGCGACGGCAAGGTCTGGGTGACCACCGTCGACGAGGTCGTCCGGGTCCGCACCGGCGAACGCGGCCTCGACGCGCTCTGA